The following are encoded together in the Terriglobales bacterium genome:
- a CDS encoding VOC family protein has protein sequence MKRVTGIGGIFFKSDNPEQLYAWYEKHLGLKRNQQTQAVVFPWREEEGGKEGMTLWSLFPRDTKYFEPSQAAFMLNYRVEDLDALVTALRAEGIQVLGREDYDYGRFAWILDPEGNRIELWEPAKKQ, from the coding sequence ATGAAGCGCGTCACCGGCATCGGCGGCATCTTCTTCAAGTCCGACAACCCGGAGCAGCTCTACGCCTGGTACGAGAAGCACCTGGGCCTGAAGCGCAACCAGCAGACCCAGGCCGTGGTCTTTCCCTGGCGCGAGGAGGAGGGCGGCAAGGAAGGCATGACCCTCTGGTCGCTCTTTCCCCGGGACACCAAGTACTTCGAGCCCAGCCAGGCCGCCTTCATGCTCAACTACCGGGTGGAGGACCTGGACGCGTTGGTGACGGCCCTGCGTGCCGAGGGCATCCAGGTCCTGGGCCGCGAGGACTACGACTACGGGCGCTTCGCCTGGATCCTCGACCCCGAGGGCAACCGCATCGAGCTCTGGGAGCCCGCCAAGAAGCAATAG
- a CDS encoding PaaI family thioesterase, with product MDPLRTAKVRKIFDNANFVRDLGIELTRVQEDGCETRLQLAARHLQQHGLVHAGVLATMADHTGGCAARGAVGLDQEVLTVEFKINFLRPAVGDGLRCWSHVLRAGKMLAVAESEIFAAAPSGEKLVAKATITLALVPEQ from the coding sequence ATGGATCCGCTGCGCACCGCGAAAGTCCGCAAGATCTTTGATAACGCCAACTTCGTCCGCGACCTGGGGATCGAGCTGACCCGCGTGCAGGAGGACGGCTGCGAGACGCGGCTGCAGTTGGCCGCGCGCCACCTCCAGCAGCACGGCCTCGTCCATGCCGGGGTCCTCGCTACCATGGCCGACCACACCGGAGGCTGCGCCGCCCGCGGCGCCGTGGGGCTGGACCAGGAAGTGCTCACGGTCGAGTTCAAGATCAATTTTCTGCGCCCGGCGGTGGGCGATGGGCTGCGCTGCTGGAGTCACGTGCTGCGCGCGGGGAAGATGCTGGCCGTGGCCGAGTCGGAGATCTTCGCCGCGGCTCCCTCCGGCGAGAAGCTGGTGGCCAAGGCCACCATTACCCTGGCCCTGGTGCCGGAGCAATAA
- the fumC gene encoding class II fumarate hydratase, whose amino-acid sequence MASTVEAAKQTRVESDSMGTIEVPANVYWGAQTQRSLLHFNIGRDRMPPELIRAFGILKKACALVNQDLGKLSADKAKLIVEAADEVIAGKLDDQFPLRIWQTGSGTQTNMNVNEVISNRAIELAGGVLGSKKPIHPNDDVNLSQSSNDTFPAAMHIAAAERVERALIPAIESVRQAIAAKAKEFDGIVKIGRTHLQDAVPLTLGQEFGGWAALLERDLARLKQALTGLYDLAIGGTAVGTGLNAHPEFAERAAKKIAELTGLPFRSHPNKFAALSAHDEIVFAQGALATLAASLMKISNDIRWLASGPRCGLGELAIPENEPGSSIMPGKVNPTQCEAMTMVCVQVQGATAAVGFAGSQGNFELNVFKPVMIYNFLHSVTLLSDACHGYVEYMLKGIEVDRAKVEWYVKNSLMLVTALTPKIGYDKAAKVAHTAHVEHSSLREAALKLGYLTGEEFDAIVKPERMTKP is encoded by the coding sequence ATGGCAAGCACGGTGGAAGCGGCCAAGCAGACGCGGGTCGAGTCCGACAGCATGGGCACCATCGAAGTGCCGGCGAACGTGTACTGGGGAGCGCAGACGCAGCGCTCGCTGCTGCACTTCAACATCGGGCGCGACCGGATGCCGCCGGAGCTGATCCGCGCCTTCGGCATCCTCAAGAAGGCGTGCGCGCTGGTCAACCAGGACCTGGGCAAGCTCTCTGCCGACAAGGCCAAGCTCATCGTCGAGGCGGCCGACGAGGTCATCGCGGGCAAGCTCGACGACCAGTTCCCGCTCAGGATCTGGCAGACGGGCTCGGGCACGCAGACCAACATGAACGTGAATGAGGTCATCTCCAACCGCGCCATCGAGCTGGCCGGAGGCGTGCTGGGCTCGAAGAAGCCCATCCATCCCAACGACGACGTGAACCTGTCGCAGTCGTCGAACGACACTTTCCCCGCGGCCATGCACATCGCGGCGGCGGAGCGGGTGGAGCGGGCGCTGATCCCCGCCATCGAGAGCGTGCGCCAAGCCATCGCCGCCAAGGCCAAGGAGTTCGACGGCATCGTCAAGATCGGCCGCACCCACCTGCAGGACGCGGTGCCGCTCACCCTGGGACAGGAGTTCGGAGGCTGGGCCGCGCTGCTGGAGCGCGACCTCGCGCGGCTGAAGCAGGCGCTGACGGGCCTGTACGACCTGGCCATCGGCGGGACGGCCGTGGGCACCGGGCTGAACGCGCATCCGGAATTCGCGGAGCGGGCCGCGAAGAAGATCGCGGAACTGACCGGGCTCCCCTTCCGCTCGCATCCCAACAAGTTCGCGGCGCTCTCGGCGCACGACGAGATCGTCTTCGCGCAGGGGGCGCTGGCCACGCTGGCAGCCTCGCTGATGAAGATCTCCAACGACATCCGCTGGCTGGCCTCGGGGCCGCGCTGCGGGCTGGGCGAACTGGCCATCCCCGAGAACGAGCCCGGCTCCTCCATCATGCCGGGCAAGGTCAACCCCACCCAGTGCGAGGCCATGACCATGGTGTGCGTGCAGGTGCAGGGCGCCACCGCGGCGGTGGGCTTCGCCGGCTCCCAGGGCAACTTCGAGCTCAACGTCTTCAAGCCGGTGATGATCTACAACTTCCTGCACTCGGTGACGCTGCTCAGCGACGCCTGCCACGGCTACGTGGAGTACATGCTGAAGGGCATCGAGGTGGACCGCGCCAAGGTGGAGTGGTACGTGAAGAACTCGCTCATGCTGGTGACCGCGCTGACTCCCAAGATCGGCTACGACAAGGCAGCCAAGGTGGCGCACACCGCGCACGTGGAGCACTCCAGCCTGCGCGAGGCGGCGCTCAAGCTGGGGTACCTCACCGGAGAAGAGTTTGACGCGATCGTGAAGCCGGAGAGGATGACCAAGCCGTAA
- a CDS encoding YpdA family putative bacillithiol disulfide reductase, translated as MPADPIFDLLIIGAGPTGLACAIEAQKAGLRPVLVDKGCLVNSIFRYPADMVFFTTPELLEIGDIPFASAHQKPTRQEALEYYRKVAERYCLDTRLYQRVEQVSGHDGDFRVLTHDRHGQDHAYRARKLVVATGYYDLPNLLGVPGEELPKVFHYYREPHPFYGMDVLVVGGKNSAAEAALDLWRHGARVTLVHRGPGLHEHIKYWVRPDLENRIKNGEIAARFRSSVRSIHPDTVLLQTPEGELRLKNDFVFALTGYHPDFDFLRALGIQLAPGENRPLCDPESFETNIPGLYVAGVIVAGSRTNEIFIENGRFHGRQIAAHLKQRLAPRA; from the coding sequence ATGCCCGCCGACCCCATCTTCGACCTCCTCATCATCGGCGCCGGGCCCACCGGCCTGGCCTGCGCCATCGAGGCGCAGAAGGCCGGCCTGCGCCCTGTGCTGGTGGACAAAGGCTGCCTGGTCAACTCCATCTTCCGCTATCCCGCCGACATGGTCTTCTTCACCACCCCCGAGCTGCTGGAGATCGGCGACATCCCCTTCGCCAGCGCCCACCAGAAGCCCACCCGCCAGGAGGCCCTCGAGTACTACCGCAAGGTGGCCGAGCGCTACTGTCTCGACACCCGCCTCTACCAGCGGGTGGAGCAGGTCAGCGGCCACGATGGCGACTTCCGCGTCCTCACCCACGACCGTCACGGCCAGGACCACGCCTACCGCGCCCGCAAGCTGGTGGTGGCCACCGGCTACTACGATCTTCCCAACCTGCTGGGCGTGCCCGGGGAGGAGCTGCCCAAGGTCTTCCACTACTATCGCGAGCCTCATCCCTTCTACGGCATGGACGTGCTGGTGGTGGGCGGGAAGAACTCCGCCGCCGAGGCCGCCCTCGACCTGTGGCGGCACGGCGCCCGCGTCACCCTGGTGCACCGCGGTCCCGGGCTGCACGAGCACATCAAGTACTGGGTGCGCCCCGACCTGGAGAACCGCATCAAGAACGGCGAGATCGCCGCCCGCTTCCGCAGCAGCGTGCGCTCCATCCATCCCGACACCGTCCTGCTGCAGACCCCCGAGGGCGAGCTGCGCCTGAAGAACGACTTCGTCTTCGCCCTCACCGGCTACCACCCCGACTTCGACTTCCTGCGCGCCCTGGGCATCCAGCTCGCCCCCGGCGAGAACCGCCCCCTCTGCGATCCCGAGAGCTTCGAGACCAACATCCCCGGGCTGTACGTGGCGGGAGTGATCGTGGCGGGCTCGCGCACCAATGAGATCTTCATCGAGAATGGGCGCTTCCACGGCCGCCAGATCGCCGCCCACCTCAAGCAGAGGCTGGCGCCCCGGGCCTGA